The sequence GATCGTGACGTTGGCAGAGCACGTGCTAGAGTTGCCATTCACGTCCGTGACGGTCAAAATCACCGTGTTGCCGTTGACATTCGCGCAGTTGAAGGTCGTGATATTCAAGGCCAAGGAGGCGATACCGCAAGC is a genomic window of Bacteroidota bacterium containing:
- a CDS encoding HYR domain-containing protein; this encodes MNNGSSDACGIASLALNITTFNCANVNGNTVILTVTDVNGNSSTCSANVTI